Proteins from a genomic interval of Pseudophryne corroboree isolate aPseCor3 chromosome 4, aPseCor3.hap2, whole genome shotgun sequence:
- the LOC134910969 gene encoding sericin-1-like, protein MVGTDNLGEINGINVLVELAGTIVAGLAGTDVVAGSSGTDIVAGSSGTDVVAGSSGTDVVAGSAGTDVVAGLAKGNVVAELAGAEVLAGLAGTDVVAGSAETNVEAGSNGSNGVGISSGTNEAELSAGTNGVGKSSGTNRAGISS, encoded by the coding sequence ATGGTTGGCACTGATAATTTGGGTGAAATAAATGGAATCAATGTTTTAGTTGAATTGGCTGGTACCATTGTAGCAGGATTGGCTGGGACTGATGTTGTAGCAGGATCGTCTGGAACTGATATTGTAGCAGGATCGTCTGGGACTGATGTTGTAGCAGGATCGTCTGGGACTGATGTTGTAGCAGGATCGGCGGGAACCGATGTTGTAGCAGGATTAGCTAAGGGCAATGTTGTAGCAGAATTGGCTGGGGCTGAGGTGTTAGCAGGATTGGCTGGCACCGATGTTGTAGCTGGATCAGCTGAGACCAATGTTGAAGCAGGATCGAATGGAAGCAATGGTGTAGGAATATCGTCTGGGACCAATGAAGCAGAATTATCGGCTGGAACCAATGGAGTAGGAAAATCGTCTGGAACTAATAGAGCAGGAATATCGTCTTGA